The following is a genomic window from Herpetosiphonaceae bacterium.
CTCAAGCGTGGCGTCGGCCTGACCTCGACATCCGATAGCGAGGTCGCGACGATGGTGCTGCTCGGCGGCGACGGGCCGCACTGGTCCGACCGCATCGAGCATTTTATGGATTGTGCCGAGGGCGCGTACTGCCTGACGATCCTGACCAAAGATGGCCTCTACGCGGTGCGCGATCCGCTTGGCCTGCGTCCGCTGTGCCTCGGCAAGCTGGGCGATAGCGGCTGGGTCGTCGCCTCCGAATCCTGCGCGCTCTCGACGATCGGTGCGGACTGGATTCGCGACATCGAGCCGGGCGAGGCCGTGATGATCGACGAGCAGGGGCCGCACACGATCGCACGGCATCCAGCGCCCCGGTCGGCGCTCTGCCTCTTCGAGTACATCTATTTTGCGCGTCCCGACAGCATGCTCCAGGATCAGCTGATCCACTCGGTGCGCATGGAGCTGGGCCGCGAGCTGGCGCGCGAGTCGGCGGTCGATGCCGATGTGGTGATGGGCGTGCCCGACTCGGCCACACCTGCGGCGATCGGCTATGCCCAGGAGTCGGGGCTGCCTTACACCGAGGGGCTGATCAAAAACCGCTACATCGGGCGCACGTTCATTCAGCCCGACGATCGGCTGCGCAAGCAGGGTGTGAAGCTCAAGTTCAATCCGCTGTCGAGCACGCTGGCCGGCAAGCGCGTGATCCTGGTCGACGACTCGATCGTGCGCGGCAACACCAGCGGCCCGATCGTGCGGCTGCTGCGCGAGGCCGGAGCGACGGAAGTGCATGTGCGCGTGTCGTCGCCGCCGATCCGCCACCCATGCTTTATGGGCGTGGACATGGCGACGTATCCCGAACTGATCGCGCACCGCATGTCGGTGCCTGAGATTCAGGATTATATTCAGGCCGACTCGCTGGCGTATCTCTCATATGAGGGATTGCTGCGCGCGACAGGCCGCGATCCCAAGTCGTTCTGCGGCGCGTGCTTTACCGGCAAGTATCCCATTCCCAACTTCGATCCGGCCCGGCGCGACGAGATCAAGCTGGTCTTTGAGGAGTAAAGCGCGGCGGGCAGATCGAACGAATCGTTCGGGGCGTATTGATGATGTTTGAATCGTGATGCGGGATACGGGTGTACGGGCGTATGGCATACGCCCCAGGTCGTGATCATGAGGTTTGAACGGGCGTGATACATCACGCCCCTACGATCCGAAATCCCGATTAATTCGTTAACCTTCGTCAATACGTCTCTACACCTGCCTGATTGTCGCTTCTGGCTTCAACCTCTGCCCGTCACCACTGCGCCAGCTCGCCGCCGACCGTCGCGAGATCGGCGGGGGTGAGCGGCTGCCTGAGCCGCAGGATCGAGCGGTGGAGCAGGTAGAGCGCCTCACGATCAGGCAGCCTGCTATGCTGCACGAGCTTGCCCTCGATCATCAGCGCGGCGGCTGGCGCAAAGTCGATCCCGCCCATCGGCTGCCGCGCGACCGACCTGAGCCTGGCGATCAACTCCTGAC
Proteins encoded in this region:
- the purF gene encoding amidophosphoribosyltransferase, with translation MFGDHPHEECGVFGIYAPGEDVARLTFFGLYALQHRGQESAGIAVSDGKKINAHKQMGLVAQAFDEQSLEPLKGHIAIGHTRYSTTGSSLIANAQPFTMESYLGPLALAHNGNLTNAAQLRTQVLKRGVGLTSTSDSEVATMVLLGGDGPHWSDRIEHFMDCAEGAYCLTILTKDGLYAVRDPLGLRPLCLGKLGDSGWVVASESCALSTIGADWIRDIEPGEAVMIDEQGPHTIARHPAPRSALCLFEYIYFARPDSMLQDQLIHSVRMELGRELARESAVDADVVMGVPDSATPAAIGYAQESGLPYTEGLIKNRYIGRTFIQPDDRLRKQGVKLKFNPLSSTLAGKRVILVDDSIVRGNTSGPIVRLLREAGATEVHVRVSSPPIRHPCFMGVDMATYPELIAHRMSVPEIQDYIQADSLAYLSYEGLLRATGRDPKSFCGACFTGKYPIPNFDPARRDEIKLVFEE